A window from Mesorhizobium sp. WSM2240 encodes these proteins:
- the zwf gene encoding glucose-6-phosphate dehydrogenase — MTSQIIPVEPFDFIVFGGTGDLAERKLLPSLYHRQRAGQFSEPTRIIGASRSKMTDDEFRAFARKAIAEHVKPEDTVGDQVERFLTRLFYVSVDAKTGEGFSKLNKAIGSKEVIRVFYLAVAPGLFGDIAGNLQEHGLVSPNSRIVVEKPIGRDLASARALNDQIGAVFDEQQIFRIDHYLGKETVQNLMALRFANALYEPLWNSAHIDHVQITVAETVGLEDRVTYYDKAGALRDMVQNHMLQLLCLVAMEAPGSMEADSVRDEKLKVLRSLKRINGAEAPRSTVRGQYRAGASSGGAVKGYIEELGNGHSNTETFVAIKAEIANWRWAGVPFYLRTGKRLASRVSEIVIEFKPIPHSIFGEGAGNICANQLVIRLQPDEGVKQWIMIKDPGPGGMRLRQIALDMSFAESFNERNPDAYERLVMDVVRGNQTLFMRRDEVEAAWKWIDPILGAWEDSRQEAQGYTAGTWGPSASIALIERDGRTWHESD; from the coding sequence ATGACCAGTCAGATCATCCCCGTGGAACCGTTCGATTTCATCGTCTTTGGCGGTACCGGCGACCTCGCCGAGCGCAAGCTCCTGCCCTCGCTCTACCACCGCCAGCGCGCCGGCCAGTTTTCGGAACCGACCCGCATCATCGGTGCGTCGCGCTCCAAGATGACCGACGACGAGTTCCGCGCTTTCGCCCGCAAGGCCATCGCCGAACACGTCAAGCCGGAGGACACTGTAGGCGACCAGGTCGAGCGATTCCTTACCCGGCTGTTCTACGTTTCGGTTGACGCCAAGACCGGCGAAGGTTTTTCCAAGCTGAACAAGGCGATCGGGTCCAAGGAGGTGATCCGCGTCTTCTATCTCGCCGTCGCACCGGGGCTTTTCGGCGACATCGCCGGCAATTTGCAGGAACACGGTCTCGTGTCGCCCAATTCCCGCATCGTGGTCGAAAAGCCGATCGGGCGGGATCTGGCGTCTGCGCGTGCGCTGAACGACCAGATCGGCGCGGTGTTCGACGAGCAGCAGATCTTCCGCATCGACCACTATCTCGGCAAGGAGACGGTGCAGAACCTTATGGCGCTGCGCTTCGCCAACGCGCTTTACGAGCCGCTGTGGAACTCCGCCCATATAGACCACGTCCAGATCACCGTGGCCGAAACCGTCGGGCTTGAAGACCGCGTCACCTATTACGACAAGGCGGGCGCGCTGCGCGACATGGTGCAAAACCATATGCTGCAGCTTCTATGTCTCGTCGCAATGGAAGCGCCAGGCTCCATGGAAGCCGACTCCGTTCGCGACGAGAAGCTGAAAGTGCTGCGCTCGCTGAAGCGCATCAATGGCGCCGAGGCTCCACGATCGACGGTTCGAGGACAGTATCGCGCGGGTGCGTCGTCCGGCGGCGCAGTGAAGGGCTACATCGAGGAACTTGGCAACGGCCACAGCAACACCGAAACCTTCGTGGCGATCAAAGCTGAAATCGCCAACTGGCGCTGGGCCGGCGTGCCCTTCTATCTCAGGACCGGCAAGCGCCTTGCCTCGAGAGTCTCTGAGATCGTCATCGAGTTCAAGCCGATCCCGCATTCCATCTTCGGCGAAGGTGCCGGCAATATCTGCGCCAACCAGTTGGTGATCCGGCTGCAGCCCGATGAAGGCGTCAAGCAGTGGATCATGATCAAGGATCCCGGGCCTGGCGGCATGCGGCTAAGGCAGATCGCGCTCGACATGAGCTTTGCGGAATCTTTCAATGAGCGCAATCCCGACGCCTATGAACGGCTGGTCATGGATGTGGTGCGCGGCAACCAGACGCTGTTCATGCGCCGCGACGAGGTGGAAGCCGCTTGGAAGTGGATCGACCCGATCCTCGGCGCATGGGAAGACAGCCGCCAGGAGGCGCAGGGCTACACGGCCGGCACGTGGGGTCCGTCCGCCTCGATCGCGCTCATCGAGCGCGACGGCCGCACGTGGCACGAGAGTGACTGA
- a CDS encoding aldehyde dehydrogenase family protein yields MGTHLSATVAEGRAFMQFIDGKPVDALSGERIDVVCPSDGKAFASIPASGAADVDRAVKAARRAFDEGPWARMSAVERGRCLTRLFHLVERDGAELAALESRDTGKPVRQGRADVTATMRYYEFYGGAGDKIHGDTIPFLDGYTALTLREPHGVVAGIIPWNYPLQILARVAGAALAMGNTLVVKPAEDASLTAIRMAELALEAGFPEGVFNVVTGYGREAGAALSAHPLVDYVTFTGSPMTGTAIQQAAAINNRGVTMELGGKSPQIVFADADIDKALPVLVNAIIQNGGQTCSAGSRVLIERSVYEQVAAGLAERFSKLVAGPHDADLDLGALINPKQKSQVAGMVAAAEEMGIPVLAKGSVHPDAPAGGYYYAPVLFGSVDPEAAIARQEIFGPVLTLFPFEGEDEAVNLANGTDFGLVAGIWTKDGGRQHRVAKRVRAGQVFVNGYGAGGGIELPFGGFKKSGHGREKGFEALYDMSATKTIVFNHG; encoded by the coding sequence ATGGGCACGCATCTTTCCGCAACGGTCGCCGAGGGCCGCGCCTTCATGCAGTTCATCGACGGCAAGCCGGTGGACGCGCTGTCGGGTGAGCGCATCGACGTGGTTTGTCCCTCCGACGGCAAGGCGTTCGCCTCCATCCCTGCCTCCGGCGCCGCCGATGTCGACCGGGCGGTGAAGGCCGCGCGGCGTGCCTTCGACGAAGGTCCGTGGGCGAGAATGTCGGCGGTGGAGCGCGGGCGCTGCCTGACCAGGCTTTTCCATCTGGTCGAACGCGACGGCGCCGAACTCGCCGCGCTTGAGTCGCGCGACACGGGCAAGCCGGTGCGGCAGGGCAGGGCGGATGTCACCGCTACCATGCGCTACTACGAGTTCTACGGCGGCGCCGGCGACAAGATTCATGGCGACACCATCCCGTTCCTCGACGGCTACACGGCGCTGACATTGCGCGAACCGCACGGTGTGGTGGCGGGCATCATCCCGTGGAACTACCCGCTGCAGATACTTGCCCGAGTCGCTGGCGCGGCGCTGGCAATGGGCAACACGCTGGTCGTAAAACCCGCCGAGGATGCGTCGCTGACCGCGATCCGCATGGCCGAACTGGCGCTGGAGGCCGGTTTTCCCGAAGGCGTCTTCAACGTCGTGACCGGCTACGGCCGAGAGGCGGGCGCAGCGCTCTCGGCGCATCCGCTGGTCGACTACGTCACCTTCACCGGCTCGCCGATGACCGGAACCGCTATCCAGCAGGCGGCGGCGATCAACAATCGCGGCGTGACCATGGAGCTTGGGGGCAAGTCGCCGCAGATCGTCTTCGCCGACGCCGATATCGACAAGGCGCTTCCCGTTCTCGTCAACGCCATCATCCAGAATGGCGGTCAGACCTGCTCGGCGGGAAGCCGCGTATTGATCGAAAGGTCGGTTTACGAACAGGTGGCCGCAGGGCTCGCCGAGCGGTTTTCGAAGCTGGTCGCCGGCCCGCACGATGCCGATCTCGATCTCGGCGCGCTGATCAATCCCAAGCAGAAAAGCCAGGTTGCCGGCATGGTCGCGGCGGCCGAAGAGATGGGGATTCCGGTTCTCGCCAAAGGCTCGGTGCACCCGGATGCGCCGGCCGGCGGCTATTATTACGCGCCGGTGCTGTTCGGTTCGGTCGATCCCGAAGCCGCGATTGCGCGGCAGGAGATTTTTGGCCCCGTGCTGACGCTGTTCCCGTTCGAGGGCGAGGACGAGGCGGTGAACCTCGCCAACGGCACCGATTTCGGCCTGGTCGCCGGCATCTGGACAAAGGATGGCGGCCGTCAGCACCGCGTCGCCAAGCGCGTGCGCGCCGGCCAGGTCTTCGTCAACGGCTATGGCGCGGGCGGCGGCATCGAACTGCCCTTCGGCGGCTTCAAGAAATCGGGCCACGGTCGCGAGAAGGGTTTCGAGGCGCTCTACGACATGTCCGCCACGAAGACGATCGTTTTCAATCACGGGTA